From Planococcus halocryophilus, the proteins below share one genomic window:
- a CDS encoding metal ABC transporter permease, with protein sequence MIEAIFSYEFLQNAFAAGLIIGVIAPLLGVFIVVRRLSLIADALSHVTLAGIAGSLYLSQSVASLALLNPLFLGIAASVGGSMLIERLRSLYKHYQELAIPIILSAGIGFGAIFISLAEGFSSDLFGYLFGSVSAVSREDLFIVVGVAVVVLAFVFIFFKELFVLSFDDEYARASGLPAKWIHFMFMIVTALVIAGSMRIVGILLVSSLMTIPVATAMRVTKSFKQTIILSIVFGEISVITGLVSAFYLDLAPGGTIVVTSIFLLLLVLAYKKIMVSRKKGAIA encoded by the coding sequence ATGATAGAAGCTATTTTTTCTTATGAATTTTTACAAAATGCCTTTGCGGCAGGGTTAATCATTGGAGTTATTGCGCCGTTACTTGGCGTATTTATCGTTGTTCGCCGACTGTCATTAATCGCTGATGCGTTAAGTCATGTTACCTTAGCGGGCATTGCAGGAAGTTTGTACTTGAGTCAAAGTGTAGCTTCTTTAGCTCTTTTAAACCCATTATTTCTTGGGATTGCGGCTTCAGTAGGTGGCTCTATGTTGATCGAACGTTTAAGAAGCTTGTATAAGCATTACCAAGAATTAGCGATACCGATTATATTGTCGGCAGGTATTGGATTTGGTGCTATTTTTATTTCTTTAGCTGAAGGTTTTTCCAGTGACTTGTTTGGTTATTTATTTGGCTCAGTATCAGCTGTAAGCAGAGAAGACTTGTTTATTGTTGTTGGTGTAGCAGTCGTTGTTCTTGCTTTTGTGTTTATCTTTTTCAAAGAACTATTCGTTTTATCATTTGACGACGAGTATGCGAGAGCTTCTGGCTTGCCTGCTAAATGGATTCACTTTATGTTTATGATCGTAACAGCACTCGTGATTGCAGGCTCTATGCGCATTGTCGGTATATTACTTGTATCATCGCTTATGACCATTCCGGTTGCAACAGCGATGCGTGTCACAAAGAGTTTTAAGCAAACAATCATTTTATCGATTGTTTTTGGTGAAATTTCCGTAATTACCGGATTAGTATCTGCTTTCTACTTAGATTTGGCTCCTGGTGGAACAATTGTTGTAACATCGATTTTCCTATTATTGCTAGTCCTTGCGTATAAAAAAATAATGGTTTCGCGTAAAAAAGGAGCGATTGCATGA
- a CDS encoding metal ABC transporter ATP-binding protein: MVAPLIDIQDISFDYEETKALDHISMKVEEGDFLAILGPNGSGKSTLLKIMLGLIKPSKGKIELFGVDSKSFKNREWIGYVSQKSNSFNSGFPATVKEVVAGGLVKKTGLFHRMPKKTYEQVVEALEAVSMEAFIDRSISELSGGQQQRIFIARALIAKPKVLILDEPTVGIDHENVQAFYDMLARLNQDKNITMVLVTHDVDTVTDRITHVACLNQTIHFHGYKEQLHTMSDEKREAWYGHSVRKIHHIGGSHT, encoded by the coding sequence ATGGTTGCGCCATTAATCGACATTCAAGATATCAGTTTTGACTATGAAGAAACCAAAGCGTTAGATCATATTTCCATGAAAGTGGAAGAAGGTGATTTTTTAGCAATATTAGGTCCGAACGGATCAGGGAAATCAACTCTATTAAAAATCATGTTAGGGCTTATCAAACCAAGTAAAGGGAAAATCGAGCTTTTTGGAGTAGACTCAAAAAGCTTCAAAAACCGTGAATGGATTGGATATGTATCACAAAAATCAAATTCATTTAATTCGGGATTTCCGGCGACTGTTAAAGAAGTAGTGGCAGGAGGCTTAGTGAAGAAAACAGGATTGTTTCATCGGATGCCCAAAAAAACGTATGAACAAGTGGTTGAAGCATTAGAAGCCGTCAGTATGGAAGCATTTATCGATAGAAGCATTAGTGAACTATCAGGTGGTCAGCAACAACGTATTTTTATTGCACGAGCATTAATTGCAAAACCAAAAGTGTTAATACTGGATGAACCGACGGTTGGAATTGACCATGAAAATGTTCAAGCATTTTATGATATGTTGGCTAGATTAAATCAGGATAAAAACATTACAATGGTGCTTGTTACACACGATGTAGATACGGTAACAGATCGAATCACTCATGTGGCGTGTTTAAATCAAACAATCCATTTCCATGGCTATAAAGAACAGCTTCACACGATGAGTGACGAAAAGCGCGAAGCGTGGTACGGCCATTCTGTCCGAAAAATTCACCATATCGGAGGAAGCCACACATGA
- a CDS encoding DEAD/DEAH box helicase, whose protein sequence is MTKFNEYPFKPFLLEAVEKLGFTEPTQIQKEMMPHILKGTSAIGQSHTGTGKTHSFIIPIVERIDVSKQEVQAVISAPTRELGTQIFNELQKLVVGSGIEVKSFIGGTDKQRSINKLKTQPHIVVGTPGRLRDLVKENALLVHTGKILVIDEADLAFDLGFIEEIDQVAGKMKDDLEMYVFSATIPEKLKPFLKKYMESPVHVKIGDKRPTADGLDFYLVPVRSKKKMDRLQDVMKAINPYLAIIFVNTRTNADYVADQLAKEGIRVGRVHGDLAPRERVKMMRQIRDLEYQYIVATDLAARGIDIQGVSHVINYELPEDLEFFIHRVGRTARAGMKGLAITLFKPEEEDAIVRIEKMGIPFQQKDIVKGEFVDLKERHSRTTRTRKVNEADAKAKTMVHKPKKVRPMYKKKMKWKMDEIKKMERRKNRKK, encoded by the coding sequence ATGACAAAATTTAACGAATATCCATTCAAACCGTTTCTATTAGAAGCGGTAGAAAAACTTGGTTTTACGGAACCGACACAGATTCAAAAGGAAATGATGCCCCATATATTGAAAGGCACAAGTGCAATTGGACAATCCCACACAGGGACTGGAAAAACGCATAGTTTCATTATTCCAATTGTAGAACGTATTGACGTCAGCAAACAGGAAGTGCAGGCGGTAATTTCAGCACCGACACGTGAACTTGGAACGCAGATCTTCAATGAGTTGCAAAAGCTAGTTGTAGGATCGGGCATTGAAGTAAAATCGTTTATCGGTGGTACAGACAAGCAACGTTCAATTAACAAACTAAAAACACAGCCCCATATCGTAGTCGGAACGCCTGGTCGATTAAGAGACTTGGTGAAAGAAAACGCTTTGTTGGTGCATACAGGTAAAATTCTAGTAATTGATGAAGCGGATTTAGCTTTTGATCTTGGCTTTATCGAAGAAATTGACCAAGTAGCGGGGAAAATGAAAGACGATCTAGAAATGTATGTCTTTTCAGCGACAATTCCTGAAAAATTAAAACCATTCTTGAAAAAATACATGGAATCACCAGTTCATGTAAAAATTGGCGACAAACGTCCAACTGCAGATGGTTTAGACTTTTACTTAGTGCCAGTTCGTAGCAAAAAGAAAATGGATCGCTTGCAGGACGTGATGAAAGCGATCAATCCTTATTTAGCCATCATTTTCGTTAACACGCGTACAAATGCGGATTATGTCGCAGACCAATTAGCAAAAGAAGGCATTCGTGTTGGACGTGTCCACGGCGATTTAGCACCACGTGAACGCGTTAAAATGATGCGTCAAATTCGTGACTTGGAATATCAATACATCGTAGCAACAGATCTTGCAGCTCGTGGAATTGATATTCAAGGCGTTAGCCATGTTATCAACTACGAATTACCGGAAGACCTGGAATTCTTCATTCACCGTGTAGGCCGTACAGCTCGCGCTGGAATGAAAGGATTAGCGATTACGTTATTCAAGCCAGAAGAAGAAGATGCAATTGTCCGTATTGAGAAAATGGGCATTCCTTTCCAACAAAAAGATATTGTTAAAGGCGAATTTGTCGACTTGAAAGAGCGTCATAGCCGGACAACACGTACAAGAAAAGTGAACGAAGCAGACGCGAAAGCGAAAACAATGGTTCACAAGCCGAAAAAAGTAAGACCAATGTACAAGAAGAAGATGAAGTGGAAAATGGACGAAATTAAGAAAATGGAACGACGCAAAAATCGTAAAAAATAA
- the rpoD gene encoding RNA polymerase sigma factor RpoD: MAEKSERQTEVEASNVPLTTEGPEATVEEAKKQLIEAGKKTGELNYEQIADKLAVFEMESDAVEEFIDQLEGHGIELERKSDDEEHLDRLMKPTEDKFDLNDLSVPPGIKINDPVRMYLKEIGRVDLLKAEEEVRLAKLIEQGDEEAKKRLAEANLRLVVSIAKRYVGRGMLFLDLIQEGNMGLIKAVEKFDYSKGFKFSTYATWWIRQAITRAIADQARTIRIPVHMVETINKLIRVQRQLLQDLGRDPSPEEIGEEMDLLPEKVREILKIAQEPVSLETPIGEEDDSHLGDFIEDSDAQSPSDHAAYELLKEQLEDVLDTLTDREENVLRLRFGLDDGRTRTLEEVGKVFGVTRERIRQIEAKALRKLRHPSRSKRLKDFLE; the protein is encoded by the coding sequence ATGGCCGAGAAATCTGAACGCCAAACTGAAGTTGAAGCAAGCAATGTTCCATTGACTACTGAAGGTCCGGAAGCAACTGTAGAAGAAGCGAAAAAACAGCTGATTGAAGCAGGTAAAAAAACCGGAGAACTCAACTACGAACAAATTGCTGACAAATTAGCGGTTTTTGAAATGGAATCCGATGCAGTAGAAGAATTTATCGACCAGTTAGAAGGGCACGGCATCGAATTGGAGCGTAAATCCGACGATGAAGAGCATTTAGACCGTTTAATGAAACCGACCGAAGATAAATTCGACTTGAATGATTTAAGTGTGCCACCGGGCATTAAAATCAACGACCCTGTCCGTATGTACTTGAAAGAAATCGGACGCGTGGATTTATTGAAAGCGGAAGAAGAAGTCCGTTTGGCAAAATTGATTGAACAAGGTGATGAAGAAGCGAAAAAACGCCTTGCTGAAGCCAATTTGCGTTTAGTGGTAAGTATTGCAAAACGTTATGTTGGTCGTGGTATGTTGTTCTTAGATCTAATCCAAGAAGGAAACATGGGCTTGATCAAAGCTGTTGAGAAATTTGACTACTCTAAAGGATTCAAATTTAGTACGTATGCAACTTGGTGGATTCGTCAAGCAATCACTCGTGCCATCGCTGACCAAGCACGTACTATCCGTATTCCAGTTCATATGGTTGAAACAATTAACAAACTGATCCGTGTACAGCGTCAGCTATTGCAAGATCTTGGCCGTGATCCTTCTCCGGAAGAAATCGGTGAAGAAATGGATTTACTTCCAGAAAAAGTTCGTGAAATCTTAAAAATCGCTCAAGAGCCTGTATCACTTGAAACGCCAATCGGTGAAGAAGATGATTCGCACTTAGGTGACTTTATCGAAGATTCAGATGCGCAATCGCCTTCTGATCACGCTGCTTATGAATTATTGAAAGAACAATTAGAAGATGTGTTAGATACATTAACTGACCGTGAAGAAAACGTACTGCGTTTACGTTTTGGTTTAGATGATGGTCGCACACGGACATTAGAAGAAGTAGGTAAAGTATTTGGTGTAACACGTGAACGGATTCGTCAAATCGAAGCTAAAGCATTACGCAAACTGCGTCATCCATCACGCAGTAAACGATTAAAAGATTTTCTTGAATAA
- a CDS encoding Fur family transcriptional regulator encodes MNLTTAWKILKDQGFKETSKRNQILELFSNDERYLTARDLLDVMQKDYPSMSYDTVYRNLATFVSLGILEETELSGERHFRMQCESDHHHHHFICMDCGKIKEIPLCPMDMLGAALPAYEIANHKFEIYGKCPECK; translated from the coding sequence ATGAATTTAACAACTGCATGGAAAATTCTAAAAGACCAAGGTTTCAAGGAAACATCGAAACGCAATCAAATTTTAGAGCTGTTTTCGAACGATGAACGTTATTTGACTGCGAGAGATTTGTTGGATGTTATGCAAAAAGACTATCCAAGCATGAGCTATGACACAGTGTATCGAAACTTAGCAACATTTGTATCGCTCGGCATATTAGAAGAAACGGAATTATCAGGTGAACGTCATTTTCGCATGCAATGCGAAAGTGATCATCATCATCATCATTTTATTTGCATGGATTGTGGCAAAATAAAAGAAATTCCCCTTTGTCCCATGGATATGCTAGGTGCAGCTTTACCCGCATACGAAATTGCCAATCATAAGTTTGAAATCTACGGGAAATGTCCCGAATGCAAATAA
- a CDS encoding Nif3-like dinuclear metal center hexameric protein gives MKIPNGHQIIEEFEKWSPKYLAMDGDPIGLHVGTLNKKIERVLVTLDVNEEVVDEAIAKGAGLIIAHHPPIFRPLKNLQTDLPQGRLMEKLIKSDIAVYAAHTNLDVAVGGVNDLLAAALGLQNTKVLVPTYEAELVKIAVFVPETHEESVREALAKAGAGAIGDYESCSYTLSGTGRFRPTNEADPYIGEAGKMEVTAESKVEVVARKNEKDRVIKAMISAHPYEEVAYDVFTLENKEITMGLGRIGTLDTAMTLAEFAEWAKQKLDVPALRVVGAPDTVIKKVAVLGGDGNKYIQQAKRSGADVYVTGDLYFHVAQDAQDIGLNVIDPGHHVEKVMIKGVVNHMSNQQPTWQCEFLPSETNTEPFRFM, from the coding sequence GTGAAAATTCCTAATGGACACCAAATCATTGAGGAATTCGAAAAGTGGTCACCGAAATATTTAGCCATGGATGGCGATCCAATCGGATTGCATGTAGGAACATTAAACAAGAAAATCGAACGTGTTTTAGTAACCCTAGATGTCAATGAAGAAGTTGTTGACGAAGCAATTGCTAAAGGTGCGGGGTTAATTATTGCTCATCACCCACCGATTTTTCGTCCATTGAAAAACTTGCAGACGGATTTACCGCAAGGTCGGTTAATGGAAAAACTGATTAAATCCGATATCGCAGTTTATGCAGCACATACAAATTTAGATGTTGCGGTAGGCGGAGTCAATGACTTATTAGCAGCAGCACTTGGTTTGCAAAACACCAAAGTGTTAGTTCCAACTTATGAAGCCGAATTAGTGAAGATTGCAGTATTCGTTCCTGAAACTCATGAAGAATCAGTTCGCGAAGCGTTAGCTAAAGCTGGAGCAGGGGCAATTGGGGATTATGAATCTTGCAGCTATACTTTGTCTGGTACAGGTCGTTTCCGACCGACAAATGAAGCGGATCCTTATATTGGAGAAGCCGGTAAAATGGAAGTGACTGCGGAATCGAAAGTAGAAGTAGTCGCTCGCAAAAACGAAAAAGATCGTGTGATTAAAGCGATGATTTCCGCACATCCTTATGAAGAAGTGGCTTATGATGTTTTCACGCTAGAAAATAAGGAAATCACAATGGGGCTTGGACGTATAGGTACGCTTGATACAGCAATGACGTTAGCCGAATTTGCAGAATGGGCAAAACAAAAATTAGATGTTCCTGCTCTTCGCGTTGTAGGCGCGCCTGACACGGTGATCAAAAAAGTAGCCGTTCTCGGTGGCGATGGCAATAAATACATTCAACAAGCAAAACGTTCAGGAGCAGATGTATATGTAACAGGTGATTTGTATTTCCATGTAGCTCAAGATGCACAAGACATCGGTTTAAACGTTATCGATCCCGGTCACCATGTTGAAAAAGTAATGATCAAAGGTGTCGTAAACCATATGTCTAATCAGCAACCAACTTGGCAATGCGAATTTTTACCATCCGAAACGAATACAGAACCATTCCGGTTTATGTGA
- the cccA gene encoding cytochrome c550 produces MQKNAIVPYILIMAFGIGLIFFLSVQGVSNEAEIAEEQAAEEGGGETAAEGEEGGETAEGDFDPEATAQANCISCHGSSYEGGVGPSLVATELPQADIEDILVNGKGGMPAGLVDEANAAAMAEWVLSLE; encoded by the coding sequence ATGCAAAAAAATGCAATTGTACCTTATATCTTAATCATGGCGTTCGGTATTGGTTTAATTTTCTTCTTATCAGTACAAGGAGTTAGTAACGAAGCTGAAATCGCAGAAGAACAAGCAGCAGAAGAAGGCGGCGGAGAAACAGCTGCTGAAGGTGAAGAAGGCGGAGAAACAGCTGAGGGGGATTTCGATCCTGAAGCAACTGCACAAGCAAACTGTATTTCTTGTCATGGTTCAAGCTATGAAGGCGGAGTAGGTCCTTCATTAGTAGCTACAGAACTTCCGCAAGCAGACATCGAAGATATCTTGGTTAACGGTAAAGGCGGTATGCCGGCTGGACTTGTTGACGAAGCAAACGCAGCGGCAATGGCTGAGTGGGTTTTATCACTCGAATAG
- a CDS encoding tRNA (adenine(22)-N(1))-methyltransferase — MNAQQLSHRLTRVAQHVPKDAVVADIGSDHAYLPCYLVLNGVVEKAIAGEVVKGPFESAQKQVQQEQLTEKIEVRLASGLDAISPEDGITAVTIAGMGGPLICSILEHGREKLTGVERLILQPNVHAKAIRDWAVSNEWDIVEEEILKENEKIYEILVLEKAQSPVSWSAQQLLMGPELLKHKTAIFQEKWMRESAQWKKIVASMEATAQTIEIVEKKQELVKKIQLVEEVLQRENS; from the coding sequence ATGAATGCTCAACAATTATCACATCGGCTAACAAGAGTTGCCCAACATGTACCAAAAGATGCAGTCGTAGCGGACATCGGCAGTGATCATGCTTATTTGCCATGTTATTTGGTACTAAACGGCGTAGTTGAAAAAGCCATTGCCGGGGAAGTCGTTAAAGGCCCATTTGAATCGGCACAAAAACAAGTTCAGCAAGAACAGCTTACGGAAAAAATTGAGGTCCGATTAGCAAGTGGGCTCGATGCAATCTCACCTGAAGACGGCATTACAGCTGTTACAATTGCAGGTATGGGCGGTCCTTTAATATGCTCTATATTAGAACATGGTAGAGAAAAGTTAACGGGCGTAGAAAGATTGATCTTGCAGCCAAATGTTCATGCCAAAGCCATTCGTGACTGGGCCGTTTCAAATGAGTGGGATATAGTAGAAGAAGAAATTTTGAAAGAAAACGAAAAAATCTATGAAATTTTAGTGCTTGAAAAAGCGCAGTCTCCTGTTTCGTGGTCTGCTCAACAATTATTAATGGGGCCAGAGTTACTCAAACATAAGACAGCTATTTTCCAAGAAAAATGGATGCGTGAAAGCGCGCAATGGAAAAAGATTGTAGCATCAATGGAAGCAACCGCACAAACCATTGAAATTGTTGAGAAGAAACAGGAACTCGTAAAAAAAATACAATTGGTAGAAGAGGTGTTGCAACGTGAAAATTCCTAA
- a CDS encoding acyl-CoA dehydrogenase, whose amino-acid sequence MNFDLTQEQQMIKKTIKEFSDKVVAPGAIDRDRSKAFPTEIFKQLSDMGMMGLPFDEKYGGSGADTTSFAIVTEELSRVCASTGITYSAHISLGGAPLNLFGTEEQKEKYLTPICTGESFGAFGLTEPNAGSDAGGTETRAIEDGDDWVINGSKVYITNASHAKHLAITAITGMEDGKKEISAIIVPTDAEGFTIIDNYEKMGLHSSNTTELVLENVRVPKENLLGKRGDGFKQFLVTLDGGRIGIAAMAVGIAQGAFNKALAYSKERKQFGKTLSEFQVTQFKLADMAMKIELARNMVYKAAWLKDQGRPFTKEASMAKLYASEISMEVANEAIQIHGGYGYMKEYEVERYMRDAKLLEIGEGTSEIQRMVIARQIGCY is encoded by the coding sequence ATGAATTTCGATTTGACACAAGAACAACAAATGATTAAAAAAACCATCAAAGAATTTTCTGATAAGGTGGTGGCACCAGGTGCCATCGATCGTGACCGTTCAAAAGCGTTTCCAACTGAAATCTTCAAACAGCTGTCCGACATGGGGATGATGGGCTTGCCGTTTGATGAAAAATACGGTGGATCGGGAGCGGATACAACTAGTTTTGCTATTGTGACAGAAGAATTGAGCCGCGTTTGTGCTTCTACAGGAATTACTTATTCTGCGCATATTTCACTTGGCGGAGCTCCGCTAAACTTATTTGGAACCGAAGAACAAAAAGAAAAATACTTAACGCCGATTTGTACAGGTGAATCGTTCGGTGCATTTGGTTTAACAGAACCGAATGCTGGATCAGACGCAGGAGGAACAGAAACTCGTGCAATAGAAGATGGTGACGATTGGGTTATCAACGGTTCGAAAGTATATATTACCAATGCTAGTCACGCGAAGCATTTAGCCATTACAGCCATTACTGGGATGGAAGATGGCAAAAAAGAAATAAGTGCGATTATTGTACCGACCGATGCAGAAGGTTTTACGATCATTGATAATTATGAAAAAATGGGTCTACATTCTTCCAACACAACAGAATTAGTATTAGAAAATGTCCGTGTACCGAAAGAAAACTTATTGGGCAAGCGTGGAGACGGCTTTAAGCAATTTTTAGTAACATTAGATGGCGGCCGTATTGGTATCGCTGCAATGGCTGTAGGGATCGCACAAGGCGCGTTTAACAAAGCTCTTGCTTACTCTAAAGAACGCAAACAGTTTGGCAAAACGTTATCTGAGTTCCAAGTAACACAGTTTAAACTTGCAGATATGGCCATGAAAATAGAATTGGCTCGTAATATGGTATACAAAGCCGCTTGGTTAAAAGATCAAGGCCGACCGTTTACAAAAGAAGCTTCAATGGCAAAGTTATATGCTTCTGAAATTTCGATGGAAGTAGCCAATGAAGCGATTCAAATTCATGGTGGCTATGGTTACATGAAAGAATACGAAGTGGAACGATATATGCGTGATGCGAAATTACTGGAAATCGGTGAAGGTACATCTGAAATTCAACGCATGGTTATTGCTCGCCAAATCGGTTGCTATTAA
- a CDS encoding deoxyribonuclease IV: MLLGSHVSMSGKKMLLAASEEAASYGASTFMIYTGAPQNTRRKPIEDLNIDAGLAHMAANNLTNIVVHAPYIINLGNTQKPETFQHGVEFLQKEIERTAALGAKQIVLHPGAHVGAGSDAGIAKIIEGLNEVLTQDYPVNIALETMAGKGTECGRSFEEIAAIINGVTHNERLSVCFDTCHTHDAGYNIKEDFNGVLEEFDRIVGINRLQVLHINDSKNVRGAAKDRHENIGFGEIGFDALNGIVHHPDLMHVPKILETPYVGVDAKNKKPPYAFEIEMFKAGVFSPGVIEELKSSL; encoded by the coding sequence ATGTTATTAGGATCTCACGTATCAATGAGCGGCAAAAAGATGCTGCTTGCAGCAAGCGAAGAAGCCGCTTCTTACGGAGCGTCGACTTTCATGATCTATACCGGCGCACCTCAAAACACGCGCCGAAAACCGATTGAAGACTTAAATATCGATGCTGGCCTTGCTCATATGGCAGCCAATAATTTAACAAATATTGTGGTCCATGCACCGTATATTATCAACTTAGGAAATACGCAAAAGCCTGAAACTTTTCAGCACGGTGTTGAATTTCTACAAAAAGAAATTGAACGCACTGCCGCACTGGGTGCGAAACAAATTGTTTTGCATCCAGGTGCACATGTAGGAGCCGGTTCTGATGCAGGGATAGCTAAGATTATTGAAGGATTAAATGAAGTTTTAACGCAAGATTATCCTGTTAATATTGCGCTTGAGACGATGGCTGGAAAAGGCACAGAATGTGGACGTAGTTTTGAGGAAATCGCCGCAATTATTAATGGTGTGACTCATAATGAACGGTTGTCTGTATGCTTTGACACTTGTCATACACATGATGCGGGTTACAACATCAAAGAAGATTTTAATGGAGTACTCGAAGAGTTTGACCGTATTGTTGGGATTAATCGTCTTCAAGTACTACACATTAATGACAGTAAAAATGTTCGTGGAGCGGCTAAAGACCGCCACGAAAACATTGGATTTGGCGAAATTGGCTTTGATGCGTTAAACGGCATTGTTCATCATCCGGATTTGATGCACGTACCAAAAATTCTCGAAACGCCGTACGTTGGAGTAGATGCTAAAAATAAAAAACCGCCGTATGCATTTGAAATTGAAATGTTTAAAGCGGGAGTCTTTTCACCGGGAGTTATCGAAGAATTAAAATCTTCTTTATAA
- a CDS encoding 4-hydroxy-3-methylbut-2-enyl diphosphate reductase, with translation MKVMKISPRGYCYGVVDAMVIAKNAAMDESLPRPIYILGMIVHNKHVTDAFEEDGIITLDGPNRLEILEKVESGTVIFTAHGVSPQVRELARRKGLVSIDATCPDVTVTHDLIREKTADGYQIVYIGKSGHPEPEGAIGVAPDMVHLVESVEDVNQLELDSEKIIVTNQTTMSQWDVVAMMERLKEKFPHSEVHKEICLATQVRQEAVAQQAGDTDLLLVIGDPMSNNSNRLAQVSQDIAGTPAYRISDLSELKLEWLAGVETVGITAGASTPTPIVKEVMKFLDLYDPADPSTHQLTRSVPLNKILPKIKHPKPSDRIEPYPVGE, from the coding sequence ATGAAAGTTATGAAAATATCGCCAAGAGGATATTGTTACGGAGTGGTCGATGCGATGGTTATCGCAAAAAATGCTGCAATGGACGAAAGTTTACCACGCCCCATTTATATACTAGGAATGATTGTCCATAATAAACACGTAACAGATGCTTTTGAAGAAGATGGCATTATTACATTAGATGGTCCAAACCGTCTTGAAATTTTAGAAAAAGTAGAATCGGGTACCGTTATCTTTACTGCACATGGTGTTTCTCCACAAGTTCGCGAGCTAGCGAGACGTAAAGGCTTAGTATCAATTGATGCAACATGTCCTGACGTTACAGTTACTCATGACTTGATCCGCGAGAAAACTGCAGATGGCTACCAAATCGTCTATATTGGTAAAAGTGGACACCCTGAACCTGAAGGCGCAATTGGCGTCGCACCAGATATGGTTCATTTAGTAGAAAGTGTTGAAGACGTTAACCAATTAGAACTCGATTCTGAAAAAATCATTGTGACGAACCAAACAACCATGAGCCAATGGGACGTTGTAGCAATGATGGAACGCTTGAAAGAAAAATTTCCACATTCTGAAGTTCATAAAGAAATTTGCCTAGCTACGCAAGTGCGTCAAGAAGCGGTCGCACAACAAGCAGGCGATACTGATTTATTGTTAGTTATTGGAGATCCAATGAGCAATAACTCAAATCGTTTAGCACAAGTATCTCAAGACATCGCCGGAACTCCTGCATATCGTATTTCTGATTTGTCTGAGTTAAAGCTAGAATGGTTAGCAGGCGTTGAAACTGTAGGTATTACAGCAGGTGCCTCTACCCCAACACCAATTGTTAAAGAAGTGATGAAATTCTTGGATCTTTACGACCCAGCAGACCCAAGTACTCATCAGTTAACTCGTTCTGTACCACTCAATAAAATTTTACCGAAAATCAAGCATCCGAAACCATCGGATCGCATTGAGCCTTACCCAGTAGGTGAATAA